Proteins encoded within one genomic window of Setaria italica strain Yugu1 chromosome IV, Setaria_italica_v2.0, whole genome shotgun sequence:
- the LOC101781739 gene encoding WD repeat-containing protein 7, producing the protein MKCHSVAALWSPSPPSHHVTAAAATPAALFTGAADGTVLHWPLAPASASPSSRPSSLLCAHAAAITALCPLPSPASLLAACAAGVLSLFSASAPLRCLRRRSLPPWAGSPSLVAALPSATSSNPRVAILCHAPDDGSGHRHVSALVVVDARTLAVLHTAFHGTLSIATPRAIAVCGGGDEAVSVVLADAQGRVQVVPLAEGAAVEGDSPRRLSVSSASSVASAETVDGRVEAVVMSHDGKVVALVLKGRCLLKCVAKGNMLGEVSLLGTLCKVDKVEENGCIGGFFLHGEEWNARVPGDGVVVRSLVLWSSSGAAAVYRVVVGNSSFESEAVCEIPDYLSMQGEGSEIKFCQSDQNLVRVESCSYKVAGSLIWKPNVSLWSLDQLDLSTAENKLPSSKMLGEGGLQGEEFRPEPSHCHYAINNGVEVNAQMCSSDSNSLERYGRTVSSSMVLSEDSCVPYAVVYGFHNGDIEVIRFLNMSPAAAKFGGGGIYPHISERFFLGHKGAILCLAAHYMHARSDSRNFHRALISGSLDCTIRVWDLDAGTLLSVMHHHVASVKQIILPPAWTYHPWDDCFLSVGEDGLVALVSLETMRVERMFPGHPGYASMVAWEGVKGYIACLCRNLHSCNDAGSGLYIWDLKTGARERIINGTASQSAFEHFCRGISKNAVTGSILGGTTSASSLLVPIFKDTSHLRSHADKKGHDVSSVSTNHNNGNTVSVTVSVPTTYDFKGKAPAPDEAHVFYGDNSVYSSGKAVSSHSVHKRIKCPIKCSCPYPGIASLRFDLTAIMSTQGMTNSNSDRQLRYHLHSANGKETLQPGTLDSPSGVHEMDSPSRESLEGRLLRFSLCFLHLWDIDCDLDKLLVDEMQVCKPEGCHIATGVVGDRGSFTLMFPGKEATLELWKSSAEFCAMRSLSIVSLAQRMITLSRSCTNASSALAAFYTRHFAEKVPDIKPPSLQLLVSFWQHPSEHVRMAARSLFHCAAPRSIPQPLRIHKNKASDILLSSSDNMDDLISAVQSSSISSYGELKADSGNVDKDGSDAANMISWLESFENQEWLSWIGGTSQDAVASNIIVAAALVVWYPSIVKAKLASLVVSQLIKLVMSMNDRYSSTAAELLAEGMESTWKACLGAEITHFMSDILFQIECLSTAPSSSAIHKTAVAVTMREALVGTLLPSLAMADVTGFFSVIESQIWATSSDSPVHVASLKTLICVVRGAPKALAPYLEKAVSYILHAMDPSNLIMRKACIISSMMALREMARVFPMVALNESMTRLAVGDAIGEIHNATIRVYDIESVTKIRILDASGPPGLPSLLAGSSNTAATILISSLSFSPDGEGLVAFSENGLMIRWWSLGTGWWERLSRSLTPIQCTKLIYVPPWEGFSPNSARLSIISSILGHDKHGSSEKTKKELDEADNLKLLLHNLDLSYRLYWVGGKTIKLTRHIQELGTFQL; encoded by the exons ATGAAGTGCCACTCGGTGGCCGCGCtatggtcgccgtcgccgccgtcccaccacgtcaccgccgccgccgccaccccggccgcgctcttcaccggcgccgccgacggcaccgTCCTCCACTGGCCGCTCGCTCCCGCCTCAGCTTCCCCATCCTCGCGCCCGTCGTCCCTCCTCTGCGCCCACGCAGCGGCCATCACCGCCCTCTGCCCGCTCCCGTCCCCGGCCTCCCTactcgccgcctgcgccgcgggCGTGCTCTCCCTcttctccgcctccgctcccctccgctgcctccgccgccgctcccttccGCCCTGGGCCGGCTCACCCTCCCTCGTGGCCGCGCTCCcgtccgccacctcctccaaccCCCGTGTCGCGATCCTCTGCCACGCCcccgacgacggcagcggccaCCGCCATGTGTCGGCTCTCGTGGTCGTCGACGCGCGTACCCTCGCCGTTCTCCACACCGCCTTCCATGGAACCCTCTCGATCGCAACGCCGAGGGCGATCGcggtctgcggcggcggcgatgaagcAGTTAGCGTCGTGCTTGCTGACGCGCAGGGGCGGGTGCAGGTGGTGCCCTTGGCGGAGGGCGCTGCCGTTGAGGGGGACTCGCCGAGGCGGCTCAGCGTGAGCTCGGCGTCCAGCGTCGCGTCCGCGGAGACGGTGGACGGGAGGGTTGAGGCCGTGGTGATGTCTCATGATGGGAAGGTCGTGGCGTTGGTGCTGAAGGGGAGGTGTTTGTTGAAATGTGTCGCTAAGGGGAATATGCTGGGTGAGGTGTCTCTGCTGGGCACTCTTTGCAAGGTTGATAAGGTAGAGGAGAACGGATGTATTGGAGGTTTTTTCCTCCACGGTGAGGAGTGGAATGCTCGTGTTCCAGGCGATGGTGTTGTGGTCAGGAGCTTGGTGTTGTGGAGTAGCAGTGGTGCTGCTGCAGTGTACAGGGTTGTGGTTGGTAACTCATCCTTTGAGTCCGAGGCGGTTTGTGAAATTCCTGACTACTTGTCTATGCAAGGAGAGGGATCTGAAATTAAATTTTGCCAGTCAGACCAGAATCTTGTTAGGGTGGAATCCTGCTCCTATAAGGTTGCTGGGTCATTGATATGGAAACCAAACGTCTCCTTATGGTCTCTGGATCAGTTAGATCTGAGTACAGCAGAGAATAAACTACCTTCAAGCAAAATGCTTGGAGAAGGTGGCCTtcagggagaagaatttaggcCAGAGCCCTCTCATTGTCACTATGCTATCAACAATGGAGTGGAAGTGAATGCACAGATGTGCTCATCAGACAGCAATAGTTTAGAAAGGTATGGAAGGACTGTGTCCTCGTCAATGGTACTTTCTGAGGATTCTTGTGTTCCATATGCTGTAGTTTATGGTTTCCACAATGGTGACATAGAAGTTATCCGATTTCTGAACATGTCGCCTGCTGCTGCAAAATTTGGTGGTGGAGGGATTTACCCACATATTTCTGAGAGGTTCTTTTTGGGGCACAAGGGAGCAATTCTGTGCTTAGCTGCACATTACATGCATGCCCGTTCTGATTCTAGAAACTTTCACCGAGCACTCATTTCAGGGAGTTTAGATTGTACGATTCGTGTCTGGGATCTAGATGCTGGCACCCTTCTTTCTGTGATGCATCATCATGTTGCCTCAGTTAAGCAAATAATACTACCGCCTGCGTGGACTTACCATCCTTGGGATGACTGCTTCCTTTCTGTAGGAGAAGATGGCCTTGTGGCGCTTGTTTCACTTGAAACCATGCGTGTTGAGAGGATGTTTCCTGGTCATCCTGGTTATGCATCAATGGTAGCTTGGGAGGGAGTAAAAGGGTACATAGCTTGTTTATGCCGGAATCTCCACTCTTGTAATGATGCAGGTAGCGGATTATATATTTGGGATCTGAAAACTGGTGCTCGAGAGCGAATTATCAATGGTACTGCTTCTCAGTCAGCGTTTGAACACTTTTGCAGGGGTATATCAAAAAATGCAGTTACTGGCAGCATCTTAGGTGGAACAACTTCAGCATCTTCCTTACTTGTTCCAATTTTTAAAGACACGAGCCACCTTCGGTCTCATGCAGATAAAAAGGGTCACGATGTTTCATCTGTGTCAACCAACCATAACAATGGAAATACTGTTTCTGTGACTGTAAGTGTCCCAACAACATATGATTTTAAGGGAAAGGCGCCAGCTCCAGATGAAGCTCATGTATTCTATGGAGATAATTCTGTATACAGTTCAGGAAAGGCTGTTTCTTCCCACAGTGTCCACAAAAGAATAAAGTGTCCAATAAAGTGCTCTTGCCCCTACCCTGGCATTGCTAGTTTGAGATTTGACCTCACAGCAATCATGTCCACTCAAGGCATGACAAATAGCAACAGTGATAGGCAGTTGAGATATCATCTCCATAGTGCAAATGGTAAAGAAACTTTGCAGCCTGGAACGTTGGATAGTCCTTCTGGGGTTCATGAAATGGATAGCCCCTCTAGAGAATCACTGGAAGGGCGTTTACTTCGGTTTAGCCTCTGTTTTCTGCATTTATGGGATATTGACTGTGATCTAGACAAATTACTTGTGGATGAGATGCAAGTTTGCAAGCCAGAAGGCTGCCATATAGCAACAGGGGTGGTAGGGGATAGAGGCTCATTTACATTGATGTTCCCAGGCAAAGAAGCCACTCTTGAG CTTTGGAAATCTTCAGCTGAATTTTGTGCCATGAGGTCACTGTCTATAGTTTCTCTTGCTCAACGCATGATTACTTTATCTCGTTCTTGTACAAATGCTAGCAG TGCCTTGGCAGCATTTTATACAAGGCATTTTGCTGAAAAGGTTCCAGATATAAAACCTCCATCCCTTCAG CTTCTGGTGAGCTTTTGGCAACATCCTTCGGAACATGTGCGAATGGCTGCACGTTCCTTGTTCCACTGTGCAGCTCCACGTTCTATTCCACAACCACTACGGATACATAAAAACAAAGCATCTGATATCCTCTTGTCTTCATCAGATAATATGGATGATCTTATCTCTGCTGTGCAGAGTTCTTCTATATCCAGTTATGGGGAGTTGAAGGCAGATAGTGGAAATGTTGATAAAGATGGTAGTGACGCTGCTAATATGATCTCATGGCTGGAATCATTTGAAAATCAGGAATGGCTTTCGTGGATAGGAGGCACAAGCCAGGACGCTGTGGCATCAAATATCATAGTTGCAGCTGCTTTGGTTGTTTGGTATCCAAGTATTGTGAAAGCTAAGCTTGCAAGTTTAGTTGTTAGTCAACTAATCAAGTTAGTTATGTCAATGAATGATCGGTACAGTTCAACTGCAGCTGAACTTCTAGCAGAGGGAATGGAAAGCACTTGGAAAGCATGCTTGGGTGCTGAGATCACTCATTTTATGAGTGATATCCTTTTCCAAATTGAGTGTCTAAGTACTGCACCTTCAAGCAGTGCCATCCATAAAACTGCAGTTGCTGTTACAATGCGGGAAGCATTGGTTGGCACCCTTTTACCAAGCTTAGCTATGGCTGATGTAACAGGCTTTTTTAGTGTGATAGAAAGCCAAATTTGGGCTACTTCATCTGATTCACCTGTTCATGTTGCATCACTCAAAACTCTTATCTGCGTGGTTCGAGGCGCTCCTAAGGCCTTGGCTCCTTATCTCGAAAAG GCAGTCAGCTACATCCTACACGCTATGGATCCAAGCAATTTAATAATGCGTAAAGCTTGCATCATTAGTTCAATGATGGCTCTAAGAGAAATGGCACGCGTATTTCCGATGGTTGCTCTGAATGAGTCGATGACAAGGTTAGCTGTTGGTGATGCTATTGGAGAGATTCATAATGCTACAATTCGAGTGTATGACATAGAAAG tGTCACAAAGATAAGAATTCTTGATGCAAGTGGACCACCAGGTCTTCCAAGCTTACTCGCAGGATCATCAAATACAGCGGCAACCATACTCATATCATCTTTGAGTTTCTCACCGGATGGAGAG GGTCTGGTTGCCTTCTCTGAGAATGGATTGATGATAAGATGGTGGTCATTGGGTACTGGCTGGTGGGAGAGGCTCAGTAGAAGCCTTACTCCTATCCAATGCACAAAGCTTATTTATGTTCCTCCATGGGAAGGATTTTCACCTAACTCTGCTCGCCTAAGTATAATTTCTAGTATTTTGGGACATGATAAACATGGAAGTTCAGAG AAGACAAAGAAGGAATTAGATGAGGCTGATAATCTGAAGCTATTGCTTCATAATCTTGACCTTTCGTACCGTCTTTACTGGGTTGGCGGAAAGACTATCAAACTTACGAGGCACATCCAGGAGTTGGGTACATTTCAGTTGTGA